The following proteins are co-located in the Paroedura picta isolate Pp20150507F chromosome 18, Ppicta_v3.0, whole genome shotgun sequence genome:
- the SENP8 gene encoding sentrin-specific protease 8 → MDPVVLSYMDSLLRQSDILLLDPPCWLNDHIIGFAFEYFASEQFRDVSDHVCFIGPEVAQFIKCASSQEEMGLFLEPLNLPQKKAVFLAINDNSSQAAGGTHWSLLVYFRDEHCFAHYDSHTRCNSVHARQVAGKLEAFLGKRGKASFAEEKAPAQQNSYDCGMYVICNTEALCGAYFQARQEPLLQLLTPSYITQKRKEWKDLIAKLSQK, encoded by the coding sequence ATGGACCCTGTTGTCCTCAGTTACATGGACAGTTTGCTGAGACAATCGGACATTTTGTTACTGGACCCTCCCTGCTGGCTCAACGACCACATCATCGGCTTTGCCTTCGAGTACTTTGCCAGCGAGCAGTTCCGCGACGTCTCCGACCACGTGTGCTTCATCGGGCCCGAGGTGGCCCAGTTCATCAAGTGCGCCAGCAGCCAGGAGGAAATGGGCCTGTTTCTGGAGCCCCTGAACCTCCCCCAAAAGAAAGCCGTGTTCCTGGCCATCAACGACAACTCCAGTCAGGCCGCCGGGGGCACCCACTGGAGCCTCTTGGTCTACTTCCGGGACGAGCACTGCTTTGCTCACTACGATTCCCATACGAGGTGCAACTCCGTCCACGCCAGGCAGGTTGCGGGGAAGCTGGAGGCCTTCCTGGGCAAGAGAGGCAAGGCCTCCTTTGCTGAGGAGAAGGCCCCCGCCCAGCAGAACAGCTACGACTGCGGGATGTACGTCATCTGCAACACAGAGGCTCTGTGTGGAGCCTATTTCCAGGCCCGGCAGGAGCCCCTCCTGCAGCTCCTGACTCCCTCCTACATAACGCAGAAGAGGAAAGAATGGAAGGATCTCATTGCGAAGCTCTCTCAGAAGTGA